One Phycisphaera mikurensis NBRC 102666 DNA window includes the following coding sequences:
- a CDS encoding DoxX family protein, with translation MTWPTPRVASRWAAAGFFVVAGAAHFVRPELYLPLIPDALGAPRFWNAAAGAAEVAGGLGLLVPRLRAAAAAGLVVLLLVLLWVHVEMLIHPHRPVFGRVLPAWVLWARLPLQLVFIAWVVHAGGSDRTPPPRAQSRGGNEPMPRA, from the coding sequence ATGACATGGCCGACGCCGCGGGTGGCTTCACGCTGGGCGGCCGCCGGCTTCTTCGTCGTCGCGGGCGCGGCCCACTTCGTGCGGCCGGAGCTCTACCTCCCGCTGATCCCCGACGCTCTGGGAGCGCCGCGCTTCTGGAACGCGGCCGCGGGCGCAGCGGAGGTGGCCGGCGGCCTGGGCCTGCTCGTGCCGCGGCTGCGGGCAGCCGCCGCGGCGGGGCTGGTCGTGCTGCTGCTGGTGCTGCTGTGGGTCCACGTCGAGATGCTGATCCACCCCCACCGCCCGGTCTTCGGGCGCGTGCTGCCGGCGTGGGTGCTGTGGGCCCGCCTGCCGCTGCAGCTGGTCTTCATCGCGTGGGTGGTCCACGCCGGCGGTTCGGATCGGACGCCGCCGCCCCGGGCTCAAAGCCGCGGCGGCAACGAGCCGATGCCGCGTGCATGA
- a CDS encoding YjfB family protein codes for MSPLTAASASALTQAHLAERVQTAVLKKSHDAAKAEGAAVVKLIEAAASFAPGGVDVKA; via the coding sequence ATGAGCCCGCTCACCGCCGCCTCCGCCTCGGCCCTCACCCAAGCCCACCTCGCCGAGCGGGTGCAGACCGCCGTCCTCAAGAAGAGCCACGACGCCGCCAAGGCGGAGGGCGCCGCCGTCGTGAAGCTCATCGAGGCCGCGGCCTCGTTCGCGCCGGGCGGCGTCGACGTCAAGGCCTGA
- a CDS encoding class I SAM-dependent methyltransferase, translated as MLACPICGGLSPLRFRARGVPILGCGRCGHRFAGLTPPAEHVAATYGDDYFTGGGDGYPDYLADGHLVTRHARPYAAALARRLREDRQREGSLQESRAPRVLDVGAAAGFTLRAFAEAGFDARGLEPNPRMAAHARDRLGLTVEAVPLEDYADAEATFDAVTMIQVLPHLYDLPAALRRAAAATRPGGYWLIETWDRASLTARLAGERWHEYSPPSVLHYFSRRSLRWLCAGHGFDAVAAGRPRKRISVDHARSLLAHKRSLLAKPLAWLPCGLTLPYPGNDLFWMLFRKRKPGLAAGSLPRPAAA; from the coding sequence ATGCTTGCTTGTCCGATCTGTGGGGGTCTCTCGCCGCTGCGCTTCCGGGCCCGGGGGGTGCCCATCCTGGGCTGCGGCCGCTGCGGTCACCGCTTCGCGGGCCTCACCCCGCCAGCCGAGCACGTCGCCGCCACCTACGGCGACGACTACTTCACCGGGGGCGGCGACGGCTACCCCGATTACCTCGCGGACGGCCACCTCGTCACCCGCCACGCTCGGCCCTACGCCGCGGCGCTCGCCCGCCGCTTGCGCGAGGACCGCCAGCGGGAGGGGTCGCTCCAGGAGTCGCGGGCCCCCCGGGTGCTCGACGTGGGCGCGGCGGCGGGCTTCACGCTGCGGGCCTTCGCCGAGGCGGGGTTCGACGCCCGCGGCCTCGAACCCAACCCACGCATGGCCGCGCACGCGCGGGACCGCCTCGGCCTCACCGTGGAGGCGGTCCCGCTGGAGGATTACGCGGACGCGGAGGCGACCTTCGACGCGGTCACGATGATCCAGGTGCTCCCGCACCTTTACGACCTGCCGGCGGCCTTGCGTCGCGCGGCGGCGGCCACGCGGCCCGGCGGATACTGGCTCATCGAGACCTGGGACCGAGCCAGCCTCACCGCCCGACTGGCCGGCGAACGCTGGCACGAGTACAGCCCGCCGAGCGTGCTGCACTACTTCAGCCGCCGCTCGCTGCGGTGGCTGTGCGCCGGCCACGGGTTCGACGCGGTGGCGGCGGGGCGGCCGCGGAAGCGGATCTCCGTCGACCACGCCCGCAGCCTGCTCGCGCACAAGCGCAGCCTGCTGGCGAAGCCGCTCGCCTGGCTGCCCTGCGGGTTGACGCTGCCCTACCCGGGCAACGACCTGTTCTGGATGCTGTTCCGCAAGCGGAAGCCGGGGTTGGCTGCGGGGTCGCTGCCCCGGCCCGCGGCGGCCTGA
- a CDS encoding Trm112 family protein: MAAPVDPALLSLLVCPLTRSALRQEGDTLIATKPEGAGLRYRVREGIPVMLMDEAELPDGFDDLAAFIAAHRDDVPDPERLGAALAGEDHGLGGTP; this comes from the coding sequence ATGGCCGCTCCCGTCGACCCCGCGCTGCTCTCGCTGCTCGTGTGCCCGCTCACCCGCTCGGCCCTCCGCCAGGAGGGCGACACGCTGATCGCGACCAAGCCCGAGGGCGCCGGCCTCCGCTACCGGGTCCGCGAGGGCATCCCGGTGATGCTGATGGACGAGGCGGAGCTGCCGGACGGCTTCGACGACCTGGCGGCCTTCATCGCCGCCCACCGCGACGACGTGCCCGATCCTGAGCGGCTCGGGGCGGCGCTCGCGGGCGAGGACCACGGCCTCGGCGGCACCCCGTGA
- a CDS encoding sodium:solute symporter family transporter: MSPLAAATGLHGLDVAVLVGYLAGVSWLGVKLAGKSDSAERFFRGGGIPWPAVAASMIATAVSAVTFIAVPAVAFRDGGDFTYLQLGLVAGLLSRLAVAAVLVPAYFREGVLSPYDFMANRLGPEARWVTTLMFSLLGVLGQAARVYLTGVVLVTMCGPPLASAAAAVGVAPLTLAIASVSVVAIAWTLLGGIATVIWTDAMLLAVFVLGGLVALLTVAAGVDGGLAAVVATGLEGGKFRLFDLSLAPEFTRPYTLWAAVIAVTFGNIGSYGTDQLLAQRIFACRSPRDAQKAVLASYLAEAFAALMLLVGVALWAFYEAYPDALPAAAVERPDAIFPAFVLAEVPIGLTGLILAGVFAAALSSLTSILGALAQTTTALLPEPADDASGLRRARFLVALWGVVLALAAVGAGAYVDHQEAAGNEVPLLDLALGLANYVIGGLLAAFVLAWLPLRINARGLLFSAPLSVACVWAARFHGERPAEICLVVGVVFLAAWTAASACGSARLRGPRLRRLPVAAAAAAVPLLLERFLVFGEDPSGPVSIAWPWYAPLAGLVAGVFGYGLADPRTEDPRTPERPRSADLAGPTGPA, from the coding sequence GTGAGCCCGCTCGCCGCCGCGACCGGCCTGCACGGCCTCGACGTGGCGGTGCTCGTGGGCTACCTCGCCGGCGTCAGCTGGCTGGGCGTGAAGCTCGCCGGCAAGAGCGACTCGGCCGAACGCTTCTTCCGCGGCGGCGGCATCCCATGGCCCGCGGTCGCGGCGTCGATGATCGCGACCGCGGTTTCGGCGGTCACCTTCATCGCGGTGCCCGCCGTCGCCTTCCGCGACGGCGGGGACTTCACCTACCTGCAGCTGGGCCTGGTCGCCGGGCTGCTCTCGCGGCTGGCGGTCGCGGCCGTGCTGGTGCCGGCCTACTTCCGCGAGGGCGTGCTGAGCCCGTACGACTTCATGGCGAACCGGCTGGGCCCCGAAGCCCGCTGGGTCACCACGCTGATGTTCTCGCTGCTGGGCGTCCTCGGCCAGGCGGCCCGGGTGTACCTCACCGGCGTGGTCCTGGTGACGATGTGCGGGCCGCCGCTGGCGTCGGCGGCCGCGGCGGTGGGCGTGGCTCCGCTGACGCTGGCGATCGCCAGCGTGTCGGTCGTCGCCATCGCCTGGACGCTGCTCGGCGGCATCGCCACGGTGATCTGGACCGACGCGATGCTGCTCGCGGTCTTCGTGCTCGGCGGGCTGGTCGCGCTGCTGACCGTCGCGGCGGGCGTCGACGGCGGCCTGGCTGCGGTGGTCGCGACGGGCCTGGAGGGCGGCAAGTTCCGGCTGTTCGACCTCTCGCTCGCCCCCGAGTTCACCCGGCCCTACACGCTCTGGGCGGCGGTGATCGCGGTGACCTTCGGGAACATCGGCTCTTACGGCACCGACCAGCTGCTCGCCCAGCGCATCTTCGCCTGCCGGAGCCCCCGCGACGCGCAGAAAGCGGTGCTGGCGTCGTACCTTGCGGAGGCGTTCGCGGCGCTGATGCTGCTCGTCGGCGTCGCCCTGTGGGCTTTCTACGAGGCGTATCCCGATGCGTTGCCCGCCGCCGCCGTCGAACGGCCCGACGCCATCTTCCCCGCCTTCGTGCTCGCGGAGGTCCCCATCGGTCTCACCGGGCTGATCCTCGCCGGCGTGTTCGCGGCGGCGCTTTCGAGCCTCACCTCGATCCTCGGGGCCCTCGCTCAGACGACCACCGCCCTCCTGCCCGAGCCCGCGGACGACGCTTCGGGTCTGCGGCGGGCCCGCTTCCTCGTGGCGCTGTGGGGCGTCGTGCTCGCGCTGGCCGCGGTGGGAGCCGGCGCGTACGTCGACCACCAGGAGGCCGCCGGCAACGAGGTCCCGCTGCTCGACCTCGCGCTGGGCCTCGCGAACTACGTGATCGGCGGCCTGCTGGCGGCCTTCGTGCTCGCGTGGCTGCCGCTTAGGATCAATGCCCGCGGGCTGCTCTTCTCCGCCCCGCTGTCGGTCGCGTGCGTCTGGGCCGCCCGCTTCCACGGGGAGCGTCCCGCGGAGATCTGCCTGGTCGTCGGCGTCGTCTTCCTCGCGGCGTGGACGGCCGCTTCGGCCTGCGGCAGCGCCCGCCTCCGCGGGCCGCGCCTGCGCCGCCTGCCCGTCGCGGCCGCCGCGGCCGCGGTCCCGCTGCTCCTGGAGCGCTTCCTGGTGTTCGGAGAAGACCCCAGCGGTCCGGTGAGCATCGCCTGGCCGTGGTACGCCCCGCTCGCCGGCCTGGTTGCCGGCGTCTTCGGCTACGGGCTCGCGGACCCGCGGACCGAGGACCCGCGGACGCCCGAGCGGCCGCGGTCCGCGGACTTGGCCGGGCCGACCGGCCCCGCCTGA
- a CDS encoding serine/threonine-protein kinase — protein MKAGGEPPEEHDAAAAARAGGPGGSPTPPGSDADHAAGAADAGDTEAGDPEPRPDQTLVLFEADPAAGAVPAGGAAGPLPDADGTPVREGGPGPGGDAWVGKRLGKFRLLRRLGEGTAGIVFQAEDTHLRRVVALKVMRRPGGLLHGDARVAQFLREARAAAKLEHLHVARIHEIDRTAGWWYIATEYLEGGSLRQLVRAAGLLPPERACPVLADAAAALLAAHQRGMIHRDVKPANLMLTRTCRAKLVDFGLVRLADPADPDEREAAALGTPHYLAPELAQRGAVSAAADVYSLGATMHFVLTGRPPFEAESLEGVIAKHAAAPRPDLRAAAPACSEALAGLFERMMAVDARDRPAMEEVGALLRVESIGLDAADTELMLVLPGEGSGPLPTGAAFAPAGARAVTAAGPPLGPGLLTGGAGGWWLPANRPRRRLAAAVLVLLLLGLSVLAWRGTEVHPGDATARGREAFAARFPDAPEGYGLRAPGQTLDPDAALEPADPPPFSWLVGGPDTPDAAWVSHEAGRRFYRRDDPRAALIPAGSAVFFETAGEAQRAGRVRAEEQDASQDRPGHRADPGGGAKPSWR, from the coding sequence GTGAAGGCGGGTGGCGAGCCGCCGGAGGAGCACGACGCGGCCGCCGCGGCGCGGGCGGGCGGGCCCGGCGGGTCGCCGACGCCTCCGGGCTCGGATGCCGACCACGCCGCGGGCGCGGCGGATGCGGGCGACACGGAGGCGGGGGATCCCGAACCGCGCCCGGACCAGACGCTGGTGCTCTTCGAGGCGGATCCGGCGGCCGGGGCCGTGCCGGCCGGCGGCGCCGCGGGGCCGTTGCCCGATGCCGACGGCACGCCGGTGCGGGAGGGCGGGCCCGGGCCCGGGGGCGACGCCTGGGTCGGCAAGCGGCTGGGGAAGTTCCGCCTGCTGCGTCGGCTGGGGGAGGGCACGGCCGGCATCGTCTTCCAGGCGGAGGACACCCACCTGCGGCGGGTGGTGGCGCTGAAGGTCATGCGGCGCCCCGGGGGGCTGCTCCACGGCGACGCCCGGGTGGCGCAGTTCCTCCGGGAGGCCCGCGCAGCGGCCAAGCTCGAGCACCTCCACGTCGCCCGCATCCACGAGATCGACCGCACCGCGGGCTGGTGGTACATCGCCACGGAGTACCTCGAGGGCGGTTCGCTGCGGCAGCTGGTGCGGGCGGCGGGCCTGCTGCCGCCCGAGCGGGCCTGCCCGGTGCTCGCGGACGCGGCGGCGGCGCTGCTCGCCGCCCACCAGCGCGGCATGATCCACCGCGATGTGAAGCCGGCGAACCTGATGCTCACCCGCACCTGCCGGGCGAAGCTGGTCGACTTCGGGCTCGTCCGCCTCGCCGACCCCGCCGATCCGGACGAGCGGGAGGCCGCGGCCCTCGGCACGCCGCACTACCTCGCGCCCGAGCTGGCGCAACGCGGGGCGGTGTCCGCCGCGGCCGACGTCTACAGCCTCGGGGCGACGATGCACTTCGTGCTCACCGGCCGCCCCCCCTTCGAGGCGGAGAGCCTCGAGGGCGTCATCGCCAAGCACGCGGCGGCCCCGCGGCCGGACCTCCGCGCCGCGGCTCCGGCGTGCTCGGAGGCGCTCGCCGGGCTGTTCGAGCGGATGATGGCGGTGGACGCGCGGGACCGGCCGGCGATGGAGGAGGTCGGTGCGCTCCTGCGGGTGGAGAGCATCGGCCTCGACGCGGCGGACACCGAGCTGATGCTCGTGCTGCCCGGCGAGGGATCGGGCCCGCTGCCCACCGGCGCGGCCTTCGCCCCCGCGGGCGCCCGAGCCGTCACCGCGGCCGGCCCGCCGCTTGGGCCGGGCCTGCTCACCGGCGGCGCGGGCGGGTGGTGGCTGCCGGCCAACCGCCCGCGCCGCCGCTTGGCGGCCGCCGTGCTCGTGCTGCTGCTGCTGGGCCTTTCGGTGCTCGCCTGGCGGGGGACGGAGGTCCACCCCGGCGACGCGACCGCGCGGGGGCGCGAGGCTTTCGCGGCCCGCTTCCCCGACGCCCCGGAGGGCTACGGCCTCCGGGCACCGGGCCAGACGCTCGACCCCGACGCCGCGCTGGAGCCGGCGGACCCGCCGCCGTTCAGCTGGCTCGTCGGCGGGCCCGACACCCCCGACGCGGCCTGGGTCTCGCACGAGGCGGGCCGCCGCTTCTACCGCCGCGACGACCCGCGGGCGGCGCTGATCCCCGCGGGCTCCGCTGTCTTCTTCGAGACGGCGGGCGAAGCCCAGCGTGCAGGCCGCGTCCGCGCGGAAGAGCAAGACGCGTCCCAGGATCGACCTGGGCATCGAGCCGACCCTGGTGGAGGTGCCAAGCCCTCCTGGCGGTGA
- a CDS encoding ComEA family DNA-binding protein → MSSTTHKETDPPAGGPDEKPTGSRKSPIEPRGKQQVKPGGDAEAGRVVLTEADRRRQSGAGAGAATGVPHDEDEHLLVDDPADDSVDFLHVLGSDDAKKALQTAGVALAAVATLAGLAALVVAAVRDANDRDDRDGRAGGGRRAGLLAAGRAARTRFGQTDLNRASLTELQRVPGIGHRSAVLIVRHRPYDSVAEVREITGIRASAYRELRPHVKV, encoded by the coding sequence ATGAGCAGCACCACGCACAAGGAAACCGATCCGCCCGCGGGCGGACCCGACGAGAAGCCCACGGGCAGCCGAAAATCCCCCATCGAGCCCCGCGGCAAGCAGCAGGTCAAGCCGGGCGGCGACGCCGAAGCCGGCCGCGTCGTCCTGACCGAGGCCGACCGCCGGCGTCAGAGCGGCGCCGGGGCCGGCGCCGCCACCGGCGTGCCGCACGACGAGGACGAGCACCTCCTGGTCGACGATCCGGCCGACGACTCGGTCGACTTCCTCCACGTCCTGGGCAGCGACGACGCGAAGAAGGCGCTCCAGACGGCCGGCGTCGCGCTCGCCGCGGTCGCGACCCTCGCCGGACTGGCCGCGCTCGTCGTTGCCGCCGTCCGCGACGCGAACGATCGAGACGACCGGGACGGCCGCGCCGGCGGCGGTCGCCGCGCCGGGTTGCTCGCCGCCGGCCGCGCGGCCCGCACGCGTTTCGGGCAGACCGACCTGAACCGGGCGTCCCTGACCGAGCTGCAGCGGGTTCCCGGCATCGGCCACCGCTCCGCCGTCCTCATCGTGCGGCACCGGCCGTACGACAGCGTCGCCGAAGTCCGCGAGATCACCGGCATCCGCGCCAGCGCCTACCGCGAGCTGCGCCCGCACGTCAAGGTCTGA
- a CDS encoding sugar phosphate nucleotidyltransferase, protein MTASPLSAIVLAAGKGSRMGSDLPKVLHEVGGRAMIHHVLDAGRAAGVGRFVVVVGHEAQRVRAELSGASDVDFAEQAEQLGTGHAAAVAEPFFAGAASGPDVLVLCGDMPLTRPETLRKILAAHREEGAAATLGTAVLDDPDGYGRVVRDADGRFDRIVEQKDADAATLAIREVNPSLYAFRAGDLFGELSKLSSDNAQGEYYLTDVPGQLKARGGSVALVPALAADEVIGINTKAHLAEVDRIFRRRSAGGRDVPDASSTPAPGADE, encoded by the coding sequence ATGACAGCCTCTCCACTCTCGGCCATCGTGCTCGCGGCGGGCAAGGGTTCGCGCATGGGCAGCGACCTGCCCAAGGTGCTCCACGAGGTGGGCGGCCGGGCCATGATCCACCACGTGCTCGACGCGGGCCGCGCGGCGGGGGTGGGCCGCTTCGTCGTCGTGGTCGGGCACGAGGCGCAGCGGGTGCGAGCGGAGCTGTCGGGCGCATCCGACGTCGACTTCGCAGAGCAGGCCGAGCAGCTGGGCACCGGCCACGCCGCGGCCGTGGCGGAACCCTTCTTCGCCGGCGCGGCATCGGGCCCGGACGTCCTCGTGCTGTGCGGCGACATGCCGTTGACGCGGCCGGAGACGCTGCGGAAGATCCTCGCGGCCCACCGCGAGGAGGGCGCGGCGGCGACGCTGGGCACGGCGGTCCTCGACGACCCCGACGGCTACGGCCGGGTGGTCCGCGACGCGGACGGCCGCTTCGATCGCATCGTCGAGCAGAAGGACGCCGACGCGGCGACGCTGGCGATCCGCGAGGTGAACCCGAGCCTCTACGCCTTCCGCGCCGGGGACCTGTTCGGCGAGCTCTCGAAGCTCTCCAGCGACAACGCCCAGGGCGAGTACTACCTCACCGACGTGCCCGGGCAGCTCAAGGCCCGCGGCGGGTCGGTCGCGCTCGTGCCCGCTCTCGCCGCCGACGAGGTCATCGGGATCAACACGAAGGCGCACCTCGCCGAGGTGGACCGGATCTTCCGCCGCCGATCCGCTGGCGGACGTGACGTTCCCGACGCCTCCTCCACCCCCGCCCCGGGAGCCGACGAGTGA
- a CDS encoding ribose-phosphate diphosphokinase, with protein sequence MPPADADRLKVFCGRASKPMGEAICRHLGVPVGQAATELFPDGELFVKIDEDVRGRDCFVVQSTYHPVNAHLMELLIYIDCLRRASAGQITAVVPYYGYARQDRKDEGRVPITAKLVANLITAAGADRVVALDLHTAQIQGFFDLPVDHLSSSPVILGALDPVAAEGNLVVVSPDVGNVKVASKYAEQLGAELAIIDKTRKSGDTVEMGSIIGDVAGKVVLMVDDMISTAGTICQAAELVMKHGAKDVIAAATHGVFVGLAIERIRDSPISRVLVTDSIPCAGRCEPIADKLEELSVAPLLGETIGRIHQNRSVSSLFARDTGPKR encoded by the coding sequence ATGCCGCCCGCCGACGCCGACCGCCTGAAGGTGTTCTGCGGCCGCGCCAGCAAGCCGATGGGCGAGGCGATCTGCCGGCACCTCGGGGTTCCGGTGGGCCAGGCGGCCACCGAGCTGTTCCCCGACGGCGAGCTGTTCGTCAAGATCGACGAGGACGTCCGCGGGCGCGACTGCTTCGTCGTGCAGAGCACCTACCACCCGGTCAACGCCCACCTGATGGAGCTGTTGATTTACATCGATTGCCTCCGCCGCGCCAGCGCCGGGCAGATCACCGCGGTCGTCCCCTACTACGGCTACGCCCGGCAGGACCGCAAGGACGAGGGCCGCGTGCCGATCACCGCGAAGCTCGTCGCGAACCTGATCACCGCCGCCGGCGCCGATCGCGTGGTGGCCCTGGACCTGCACACCGCGCAGATCCAGGGCTTCTTCGACCTGCCGGTGGACCACCTCTCCAGCAGCCCGGTGATCCTCGGGGCTCTCGACCCCGTCGCCGCCGAGGGCAACCTCGTCGTCGTCTCCCCGGACGTCGGCAACGTGAAGGTCGCCAGCAAGTACGCCGAGCAGCTCGGGGCCGAGCTGGCGATCATCGACAAGACCCGCAAGAGCGGCGACACCGTCGAGATGGGCAGCATCATCGGCGACGTCGCCGGCAAGGTCGTGCTCATGGTCGACGACATGATCTCCACCGCCGGCACGATCTGCCAGGCCGCCGAGCTGGTGATGAAGCACGGCGCGAAGGACGTCATCGCCGCCGCGACCCACGGCGTGTTCGTCGGCCTCGCCATCGAGCGGATCCGCGACAGCCCCATCAGCCGCGTGCTCGTCACCGACTCCATCCCCTGCGCCGGCCGCTGCGAGCCAATCGCCGACAAACTCGAGGAGCTCTCCGTCGCCCCCCTGCTCGGCGAGACCATCGGCCGCATCCACCAGAACCGCTCGGTCAGCTCGCTGTTCGCCCGGGACACGGGGCCGAAGAGGTGA
- a CDS encoding 50S ribosomal protein L25, with product MSTDTPTLSTETRTKLGTRYNRRLRSAGRLPAVVYGHGHDPMHVSVDTRAFHAILDHHSHLVEVNVDGKPQPCLIKDVQYDHLDRDPVHADFAIVNLDEEIEIELEIVLKGEPAGLSEDGAALSQPMNTIVVKTKANNIPESITQDVSAMNVGDQVHVGELTFPDGVSTDVEDDLLVCQVVIRQEQPDPEPVDELEEPGVIGEGEEPGPEEAGSSD from the coding sequence ATGTCCACCGACACCCCCACCCTCTCCACCGAAACCCGCACCAAGCTGGGCACGCGCTACAACCGCCGCCTCCGCAGCGCCGGCCGCTTGCCGGCCGTCGTCTACGGGCACGGCCACGACCCGATGCACGTCAGCGTGGACACGCGCGCGTTCCACGCGATCCTCGATCACCACTCCCACCTCGTGGAGGTGAACGTGGACGGCAAGCCCCAGCCGTGCCTGATCAAGGACGTTCAGTACGACCACCTCGATCGCGACCCCGTCCACGCCGACTTCGCCATCGTGAACCTCGACGAGGAGATCGAGATCGAGCTGGAGATCGTCCTCAAGGGCGAGCCGGCCGGCCTCTCCGAAGACGGCGCCGCCCTCTCGCAGCCGATGAACACGATCGTCGTGAAGACCAAGGCCAACAACATCCCCGAGAGCATCACCCAAGACGTCTCGGCGATGAACGTCGGCGATCAGGTCCACGTCGGCGAGCTGACCTTCCCGGACGGTGTGAGCACCGACGTGGAGGACGACCTGCTCGTCTGCCAGGTCGTCATCCGCCAGGAGCAGCCCGACCCCGAGCCGGTCGACGAGCTGGAAGAGCCCGGCGTGATCGGCGAGGGCGAGGAGCCCGGGCCGGAGGAAGCCGGCAGCAGCGACTGA
- the pth gene encoding aminoacyl-tRNA hydrolase codes for MKLIIGLGNPGREYADTRHNAGFMVLERFATRHGLAGPRQRFHAGTIDGSVTVGGAPHKLLLVQPLTYMNRSGQSVREAVDFYKVAVKDVLIVVDDIAFGCGDLRLKAMGSAGGHNGLKDVERVLGTRAYARLRIGIDAPGRIPQVDYVLGRFTADQRERLDPALDEACQAVEAWLTLGIEKAMNKVNDRS; via the coding sequence ATGAAGCTGATCATCGGCCTCGGCAACCCCGGCCGCGAGTACGCGGACACCCGGCACAACGCGGGTTTCATGGTGCTCGAACGGTTCGCCACGCGCCACGGGCTCGCCGGCCCGCGGCAGCGGTTTCACGCCGGCACGATCGACGGGAGCGTGACCGTCGGGGGTGCTCCGCACAAGCTGCTGCTCGTGCAGCCGCTCACGTACATGAACCGCTCGGGCCAGAGCGTCCGGGAGGCGGTGGACTTCTACAAGGTCGCGGTCAAAGACGTGCTGATCGTCGTCGACGACATCGCCTTCGGCTGCGGCGACCTGCGCTTGAAGGCCATGGGCTCCGCCGGCGGCCACAACGGGCTCAAAGACGTCGAGCGGGTGCTGGGCACGCGGGCGTACGCGAGGCTGAGGATCGGCATCGATGCCCCGGGCCGCATCCCGCAGGTCGACTACGTCCTCGGCAGGTTCACCGCCGATCAGCGGGAGCGGCTGGATCCGGCGCTCGACGAGGCTTGCCAGGCCGTGGAGGCTTGGCTGACTCTCGGGATCGAGAAAGCGATGAACAAGGTGAACGACCGCTCGTGA
- the pckA gene encoding phosphoenolpyruvate carboxykinase (ATP): MNTRTEPQRPASFDLSAYGIEGPIVERNLSPAALYERALIHGDGARIADSGALIAYSGDKTGRSPKDKRVVRGESAQEGGEPGIWWGPVNIPISQRTFDINRSRAVDYLNTRARLYVVDAFAGWDPNHRLKVRVICERPYHALFMWTMLIRPTVEEVRGFGEPDWVIMNAGRFPANPLTAGMTSTTSVDLDFHGGDGTGEVVILGTEYAGEMKKGIFTVMNKLMPERGHLSMHCSATADPRTGASSLLFGLSGTGKTTLSADPERRLVGDDEHVWTGEGIFNIEGGCYAKAIHLSKENEPQIFEALKFGAVLENVRLDEADHHVDFDDTSITQNTRGAYPLEHVPNAELPAVAGHPTDVIFLTADAFGVLPPVSRLTPEQAMVHFISGYTAKVAGTEQGVDKPEATFSPCFGGPFLVWHPARYAELLAEKIREHDAKVWLVNTGWTGGACGEGERIALKHTRGIIDAIHRGLLGEAATEEDPVFGLHVVTEIPGVPSEVLSPRGTWKDPSAYDAAASELAGRFRENFKKYEDGVDDAVKAAVPGG; the protein is encoded by the coding sequence GTGAACACCCGGACCGAACCCCAGAGACCCGCTTCCTTCGACCTCTCCGCCTACGGCATCGAGGGGCCGATCGTGGAGCGGAACCTCTCGCCGGCGGCGCTGTACGAGCGGGCGCTGATCCACGGCGACGGGGCACGCATCGCCGACTCGGGTGCGCTCATCGCCTACTCGGGCGACAAGACGGGCCGGAGCCCCAAAGACAAGCGGGTGGTCCGCGGCGAGAGCGCCCAGGAGGGCGGCGAGCCGGGGATCTGGTGGGGTCCGGTGAACATCCCGATCTCGCAGCGAACCTTCGACATCAACCGCTCCCGCGCGGTCGATTACCTCAACACGCGGGCGCGGCTGTACGTCGTCGACGCCTTCGCGGGCTGGGACCCGAACCACCGGTTGAAGGTGCGCGTCATCTGCGAGCGGCCGTACCACGCCCTGTTCATGTGGACGATGCTCATCCGGCCGACGGTCGAGGAAGTGCGCGGCTTCGGTGAGCCCGACTGGGTGATCATGAACGCGGGCCGCTTCCCCGCGAACCCGCTGACGGCGGGCATGACGTCGACCACGTCGGTCGACCTGGACTTCCACGGCGGCGACGGGACCGGTGAGGTCGTCATCCTCGGCACCGAGTACGCGGGCGAGATGAAGAAGGGCATCTTCACCGTGATGAACAAGCTGATGCCCGAGCGGGGCCACCTCTCGATGCACTGCTCGGCGACGGCGGACCCGCGGACCGGGGCCTCCTCGCTGCTCTTCGGCCTCTCGGGCACGGGCAAGACCACGCTGTCCGCGGACCCGGAGCGCCGGCTCGTCGGCGACGACGAGCATGTTTGGACCGGAGAAGGCATCTTCAACATCGAGGGCGGCTGCTACGCGAAGGCGATCCACCTCAGCAAAGAGAACGAGCCGCAGATTTTCGAGGCCCTCAAGTTCGGCGCCGTGCTCGAGAACGTCCGCCTCGACGAGGCCGACCACCACGTCGACTTCGACGACACGAGCATCACCCAGAACACCCGCGGCGCGTACCCGCTCGAGCACGTGCCCAACGCGGAGCTGCCCGCGGTGGCCGGCCACCCCACGGACGTCATCTTCCTCACCGCCGACGCCTTCGGCGTGCTCCCGCCGGTGAGCCGGCTGACGCCCGAGCAGGCGATGGTGCACTTCATCAGCGGCTACACGGCGAAGGTCGCCGGCACCGAGCAGGGCGTGGACAAGCCCGAGGCGACCTTCAGCCCCTGCTTCGGCGGCCCCTTCCTCGTGTGGCACCCCGCCCGTTACGCGGAGCTGCTCGCCGAGAAGATCCGCGAGCACGATGCGAAGGTCTGGCTCGTGAACACCGGCTGGACGGGCGGCGCGTGCGGCGAAGGCGAGCGCATCGCGCTGAAGCACACCCGCGGCATCATCGACGCCATCCATCGCGGTCTCCTCGGCGAGGCCGCGACGGAGGAAGACCCGGTCTTCGGGCTGCACGTGGTGACCGAGATCCCGGGTGTGCCATCGGAGGTGCTTTCGCCGCGTGGGACCTGGAAGGATCCCTCCGCCTACGACGCGGCGGCGTCCGAGCTGGCCGGGCGTTTCCGCGAGAACTTCAAGAAGTACGAGGACGGGGTGGACGACGCCGTCAAAGCCGCGGTCCCGGGGGGGTGA